In Balneolales bacterium ANBcel1, the following proteins share a genomic window:
- the rsfS gene encoding ribosome silencing factor: MTETSQPDVETETTTFPQLVSLINEALLERKAEQLVVLDVSEITTLADYFIICSGGSDTHIKALADNVSESIKESTGEHVWRREGLESKKWVVLDYVNVVVHVFNHETRSYYALENMWSDAKITSIED, translated from the coding sequence ATGACCGAAACTTCTCAACCCGATGTTGAAACAGAAACCACGACCTTTCCGCAACTTGTATCCCTCATCAATGAAGCGCTGCTGGAGAGAAAAGCCGAACAACTGGTCGTACTTGATGTGAGCGAAATCACTACCCTCGCCGATTATTTTATTATCTGCTCCGGCGGATCGGACACCCATATCAAGGCCCTGGCCGACAACGTCAGTGAAAGTATCAAAGAGAGCACAGGCGAACATGTCTGGCGCAGAGAGGGGCTGGAAAGCAAAAAATGGGTCGTTCTGGACTATGTGAACGTTGTAGTGCATGTTTTCAACCACGAAACCCGGTCTTATTACGCGCTGGAGAATATGTGGAGTGATGCAAAAATCACCTCAATTGAAGATTGA
- a CDS encoding MATE family efflux transporter, translating into MSLRTEFQNESRLTLGLGIPLVGAQLAQVSMSFVDTVMAGNYHPDDLASVAIGSSFFMPLFTIAVGILMALSPIIAQLFGSRRLGLIGKKVRQGLWLSLFLSVPAILVLNNLGPVMNLLGFTPEVISITSGYLFALSWGIPAIFAFMVLRFFNEALGATRPALYVTLIGLAFNILGNYTLIYGRFGFPELGAVGTGWATALVFWVMFLVMLSYTAGRKTFRRFQLFRQIRLPERRHIGEILRIGTPIGISMGMETSMFAMVALLMGSLGTTIVAAHQVAINIASVTFMIPLGLSMAITVRVGQLRGRNQPAKARFAGFTGIILCTLIMSLAALIMISFPKQIVGIYTGDPEVIEMASMLLIMAAVFQISDGLQVGGSGALRGLKDTRVPMIVNLAAYWGIGIPLGYFLGMILDWGPRGLWMGLIAGLTVAAILHNIRFHRITRRMTS; encoded by the coding sequence ATGAGCCTGAGAACCGAATTTCAAAACGAGTCACGGTTAACCCTCGGACTCGGTATCCCTCTGGTCGGCGCGCAGCTGGCGCAGGTGTCCATGAGTTTTGTCGATACGGTGATGGCCGGCAACTACCATCCCGACGACCTGGCCTCGGTCGCCATCGGTTCCAGTTTCTTCATGCCGCTCTTTACTATTGCCGTCGGCATCCTGATGGCGCTCAGTCCGATCATAGCACAGCTTTTCGGCTCCCGCCGGCTCGGGCTCATCGGCAAGAAAGTCCGGCAGGGCCTCTGGCTGAGCCTGTTCCTCTCTGTACCGGCCATACTCGTACTCAACAATCTCGGTCCGGTGATGAACCTCCTGGGCTTCACCCCTGAAGTCATCTCAATCACATCAGGCTACCTGTTCGCACTTTCCTGGGGCATCCCCGCCATCTTCGCCTTCATGGTGCTGAGGTTCTTCAACGAGGCACTCGGCGCAACCAGGCCGGCACTCTATGTAACCCTGATCGGACTGGCCTTCAACATTTTGGGAAATTACACGCTCATCTACGGACGCTTCGGGTTCCCGGAGCTGGGCGCTGTCGGCACCGGATGGGCTACCGCCCTGGTATTCTGGGTGATGTTCCTGGTGATGCTCTCATATACCGCCGGACGCAAAACCTTTCGGAGGTTTCAACTGTTCCGCCAGATTCGCCTGCCGGAACGACGGCATATCGGTGAAATCCTTCGTATCGGCACACCCATCGGCATCAGCATGGGGATGGAAACCAGCATGTTTGCCATGGTCGCCCTGCTTATGGGATCGCTCGGCACGACCATCGTTGCCGCCCATCAGGTAGCCATTAATATTGCCTCGGTTACCTTTATGATACCGCTCGGGCTCTCCATGGCCATTACCGTCCGTGTCGGTCAGCTTCGCGGGAGAAATCAACCGGCAAAGGCACGTTTTGCCGGCTTTACCGGCATCATCCTGTGCACCCTCATCATGAGCCTCGCCGCCCTGATCATGATCAGCTTCCCGAAGCAGATTGTCGGAATCTACACCGGCGATCCGGAAGTCATCGAAATGGCATCCATGCTGCTGATCATGGCCGCCGTTTTCCAGATTTCGGACGGATTGCAGGTGGGTGGATCCGGGGCACTACGCGGACTCAAAGACACCCGCGTGCCCATGATCGTCAACCTGGCCGCCTATTGGGGGATCGGAATACCGCTGGGCTACTTTCTGGGGATGATCCTGGACTGGGGTCCGCGCGGCCTGTGGATGGGGCTTATTGCCGGCCTGACCGTAGCCGCCATTCTTCACAACATAAGATTTCACCGCATCACCAGAAGAATGACCTCGTAG
- a CDS encoding type III polyketide synthase, giving the protein MAVHIHRIETSVPDTFYRQSFASELMQNIPWRRAGTKRILRNIYQQSGIEKRHSVITDFNGSATSPLFFNRDGSPAPPPDTQTRNEWYTREARRLFLRLGDQLLRNSPGFNKEDVTHVITVSCTGFFAPGPDYYVVRELGLRDSVQRYHIGFMGCYAAFQGLKMADSFCRSNPDAVVLVLCVELCTLHLQFSEDTDAIISASVFADGGSGALVSARNPSDIRRMTSQDGHNPLPKSLNDDDSPTGLPDSGQSQDITLEMLDFQCSITPEGEEDMAWTIGNQGFLMRLSTYVPDIIRKNIGPALTSILKSADLKSGDIARWAVHPGGRAILDKVRDALQLPDEQLSDSRAVLRDYGNMSSATILFVLKRMMEDTSLQANRTVFAMAFGPGLTIESGLFRTRQISNRESQQNRQNKEVPKAVKS; this is encoded by the coding sequence ATGGCTGTCCACATTCACCGCATCGAGACCTCAGTCCCCGACACCTTCTACCGCCAGTCGTTTGCCTCCGAATTGATGCAAAACATTCCCTGGCGCAGGGCCGGGACCAAACGAATCCTTCGAAACATATACCAGCAGTCCGGTATTGAGAAGCGGCACAGTGTCATTACGGATTTCAACGGGTCAGCGACCTCTCCCCTGTTTTTCAACCGGGACGGTTCCCCGGCGCCTCCTCCCGATACACAAACCCGAAATGAGTGGTATACCCGTGAAGCGCGCCGGCTTTTTTTACGGCTTGGTGACCAGCTGTTGCGCAATTCGCCCGGATTCAACAAAGAGGATGTCACTCATGTGATTACGGTTTCATGCACCGGTTTCTTTGCACCCGGACCGGATTATTACGTAGTGCGGGAGCTGGGGCTCAGGGACTCGGTTCAACGGTATCATATCGGCTTCATGGGATGCTATGCTGCGTTTCAGGGACTGAAGATGGCGGATTCCTTCTGCCGATCGAATCCCGATGCCGTGGTTCTGGTTCTCTGCGTTGAGCTTTGCACCCTGCACCTGCAATTCAGCGAAGATACCGATGCCATCATTTCGGCTTCCGTTTTCGCGGATGGCGGATCGGGAGCACTGGTCAGTGCCCGGAATCCGTCCGACATCCGTCGGATGACTTCACAAGACGGCCACAACCCCCTTCCAAAATCACTAAATGACGATGATTCACCAACCGGTCTGCCCGACTCCGGGCAAAGTCAGGATATAACCCTGGAAATGCTGGACTTTCAATGCAGCATCACTCCGGAAGGAGAAGAGGATATGGCCTGGACCATTGGCAACCAGGGTTTTCTGATGAGGCTCTCCACATACGTGCCGGATATCATCCGGAAAAATATCGGGCCGGCACTCACATCCATATTGAAGTCGGCAGACCTCAAATCCGGCGACATCGCCCGATGGGCGGTGCATCCCGGGGGGCGGGCCATTCTGGACAAGGTCAGAGACGCATTGCAACTTCCCGACGAACAGCTTTCAGATTCCCGAGCCGTACTCCGCGATTACGGCAACATGAGCAGCGCCACAATTTTGTTCGTTTTAAAAAGGATGATGGAGGACACCAGCCTGCAGGCAAACCGGACCGTGTTTGCGATGGCCTTCGGACCCGGTCTCACCATCGAATCCGGTTTATTCCGCACCCGACAGATTTCGAACCGCGAATCGCAGCAAAACCGTCAAAATAAAGAGGTCCCGAAAGCAGTAAAATCCTGA
- a CDS encoding methyltransferase domain-containing protein has translation MITPLTQRQSELVEWMDRPDCNPELLRNTYRHFSTVNEWISGWRDVYLRLIRPELVPGKLFRLLDVGSGGGDITKKLWKWARNDGFTLDVTGIDPDPRALAFSSEHIQPHNYPGLRFVQTDTSGLLHNNIKFDFVVSNHVLHHLKNREVAPFLNGLSQLASRRVICSDIERSSLGYFLFSALTLPLFNDSYIRTDGLISIKKSFTCNELMRIAPSGWTVRRQFPFRLLAIYDTAASKRSSASSPHPYRSIAAGNLASGQTKQI, from the coding sequence ATGATCACACCCCTTACCCAGCGACAGTCCGAGCTTGTTGAATGGATGGACAGGCCCGATTGCAACCCGGAGCTCCTGCGCAACACCTACCGCCACTTTTCTACCGTCAATGAGTGGATTTCAGGCTGGCGGGATGTGTATCTGCGCCTTATCCGTCCCGAGCTCGTTCCCGGCAAGTTGTTCCGGCTGCTTGATGTTGGTTCGGGTGGAGGAGACATCACAAAAAAACTCTGGAAATGGGCCAGAAATGACGGTTTTACGCTGGATGTCACGGGCATAGACCCCGACCCTCGCGCGCTTGCCTTTTCTTCGGAACACATACAGCCTCATAATTATCCAGGACTTCGATTTGTGCAGACCGACACCTCCGGACTCCTCCACAACAACATAAAGTTTGATTTCGTCGTGAGTAATCACGTGCTTCATCATCTTAAGAACAGGGAAGTCGCTCCGTTTCTGAACGGACTGTCGCAGCTTGCATCCAGACGCGTTATCTGCAGTGATATTGAACGCTCGTCCCTGGGCTATTTCCTGTTCTCCGCACTCACATTGCCGCTGTTCAACGACTCCTATATCCGAACGGACGGACTGATATCGATCAAAAAAAGCTTTACCTGTAATGAGCTCATGCGCATTGCGCCATCCGGCTGGACGGTCAGGCGCCAGTTTCCATTCCGCCTTCTGGCGATATATGACACTGCCGCATCAAAGCGTTCATCTGCAAGCAGCCCGCATCCCTACCGGTCCATTGCCGCCGGCAATCTCGCATCCGGTCAAACGAAACAAATCTGA
- a CDS encoding NAD(P)/FAD-dependent oxidoreductase, whose amino-acid sequence MTLQGSFDLAIIGAGPAGLLGAALAAGKGLRTLLIEKEPTANRHSRSIGIHPPSLEIFSRLDLLDPLLQEGVSIRKGLASEDGGNTLGELDFSTLPEPFNFILTIPQWKTEMILEQHLKQVGVHVLRGYRLTGLTLPEAPHCHLEITDSAGNRHHIEAGFALACDGKNSTTRNLLGIRFSGSSYRRRFAMADFTDHTGFGPHAIVFLCKEGLVESFPLPGNVRRWVAGQVRGQRTGSADELAAIIARRTGCRPDPQTCTMFSEFGVERYLAERLSRGRVMLAGDAAHVTSPIGGQGMNLGWMNMVDATDAIEQVLQGGLSAEDAGSQYDRIARKRAVKVIRRAEANMLLGSRTVFHTIRNGMVKMLLKSSVSEVLKRRFTMQGL is encoded by the coding sequence ATGACCCTTCAGGGATCTTTCGATCTTGCAATCATCGGAGCCGGACCCGCAGGGCTGCTTGGCGCCGCTCTGGCTGCCGGAAAGGGGCTCCGGACACTGCTCATTGAAAAGGAGCCCACGGCCAATCGACACTCCAGGTCAATCGGCATCCATCCGCCATCCCTCGAAATATTCTCCAGACTTGACTTGCTGGACCCTCTCCTGCAAGAGGGGGTCAGCATCCGGAAAGGCCTGGCAAGTGAGGATGGGGGAAACACGCTCGGAGAGCTCGACTTTTCAACCCTTCCGGAACCCTTTAATTTCATCCTCACGATTCCCCAGTGGAAGACCGAGATGATTCTGGAACAGCATCTTAAACAAGTCGGTGTGCACGTTTTACGCGGGTACCGCCTCACCGGATTAACCCTTCCAGAGGCGCCGCATTGCCACCTTGAGATTACAGACTCTGCCGGAAACCGGCATCACATCGAGGCAGGCTTCGCCCTGGCCTGCGATGGCAAAAACAGCACTACGCGCAACTTGCTGGGCATTCGCTTCTCCGGATCCTCATACAGGCGACGGTTTGCCATGGCTGATTTCACCGACCACACCGGCTTTGGTCCGCATGCCATCGTTTTCTTGTGCAAGGAAGGACTCGTGGAAAGCTTTCCGTTGCCCGGAAATGTGCGACGATGGGTGGCAGGTCAGGTCCGTGGACAGCGTACCGGCAGTGCAGACGAGCTTGCAGCGATTATTGCAAGGCGAACCGGCTGCCGGCCTGACCCGCAGACATGTACCATGTTTTCGGAATTCGGTGTCGAGCGATACCTCGCAGAGAGATTGTCGCGAGGCAGAGTGATGCTGGCCGGTGATGCTGCCCATGTAACAAGTCCGATTGGTGGACAGGGAATGAACCTCGGGTGGATGAATATGGTGGATGCGACCGATGCCATTGAACAGGTGTTGCAGGGCGGCCTGAGTGCTGAAGATGCCGGCAGCCAATACGACCGGATTGCGCGAAAAAGGGCGGTGAAAGTGATTCGGAGGGCGGAAGCAAACATGTTGCTTGGCAGCCGCACCGTGTTTCACACCATCCGCAACGGCATGGTGAAAATGCTTCTGAAAAGTTCTGTGAGTGAGGTATTGAAGCGGCGGTTTACCATGCAGGGGCTATAA